The window ACGCCCCGGCGGCGAGCGTCGAGATCAGCAGCGCGCAAACCGCGATCGTGAGATCGAGGCGGACCCCACGCACGACCTTGCTAACGCGATCGTCATCGTTGCTCATCGCCGGCTCAATCGAAGCAGACGATCGGTTTGACGATGCGCGCCTGTGCAAGCTCGCGATACGCCTGCGGTACGTCGTCGAGTGCAACGAAGCTCGCGCCGACCTTCTCCGCGGTCACGACCCCGCGTTCGATCAGCGAGAGCGCGTCGCGCGTGTCGTTCGGTCCGCACGAGTAGCTCGCGACGAGTCGTAGATCTCCGAAGTAAAATCGTGTCGGATCGAGCGTCACCGCGACGTCGGGTGGAAACGGGGTAAACATCACGATCGTTCCTCCGCCGGCGGCCGCTTGCGAGGCGGCCTGCATGGCCGGCACGCTCCCAGGTCCGCAGATGACCGCGTCGGCTCCTTCGGGCAGTACCTGCTCGACCTCGTCGGGATGAAACGCGACGGCTCCGTTGGCTTTTGCTATGTCGCGCCGCTCCTCGACGAAGTCGCTGCCGTAGACCTGGGCGCCCAGCGCCGCGGCGGCGAGCACGTGCAGCTGGCCCATCACCCCGAGTCCGATCACGTAAAGGCGATCGCCGGGACGAACTCCGCTGCGGCGCAGCGACTTCACGACGCAGGCGAGCGGTTCGACCAGCGCCGCATCGCGAAACGGGACGCTTGCGGGCAGGGCGAGCGTGTCGCGCTGATTTTCGCGCGAGACGCGAAAGTACTGCGCGAGCCCGCCGGGCTCGATCTTCGTCGCCCGCCAGGTGGAACACTGAACGTGTTCCCCGCGCCGGCAGGCGCGGCATTCGAAGCACGGCGCGTGATGGTGCACGAAGACGCGGTCGCCGACCGCGAACGCCGATTCGCCGGCGACTTCTGCGACTACGCCCGCCGGTTCGTGGCCGAGCACGAGCGGCGCCTTGCGCCGGATGTACCAGGCCATCACGTCACCGCTGCAGATTCCGCTGGCGATCGTTCGCACGAGCAGCTCGCCGTCTTGCAGCTGGGGAACGTCGCGCTCTTCGATGCGAATGTCGTCGACGTCGTAGAGCACGGCGGCGCGCATCGTCGAGGGTGTCACGGTTCGATCACCAGCTTGACGGCGTCGCCGCTATCGAGCCGCTCGAAGGCTTGCGCGATTCGTTCGAGCGGATAGCTCCCCGAGATCAGCGCGCTCAGCGGGAGGGCGTGCGAGCAGATCAGCTCGTAGGCCGTACGAACGTCATCCGGCGTGAAGTGAAAGGGCGCGACGAGCTGCACCTCGTCGTAGTGCAGGCGCGCTGCGTCGAACGATACGTTCGTCCCCGAGGGGAGCCCCGCGAAGAACGAGACGCGGCCGCCGCGGCGCGCGAGCGCCGGCGCCCGTTCCCACATCTGCGCGCTTCCGGTGCACTCGACGACGGCGTCGGCCCCGCGACCGGCAGTCCGCTGCGCGATCACGTCTTCCATCACGATTGCGCGTGTATCGAAATTCTCCAAGCCGAGTTCGCTCGCGAGCGCGGCCCGCTGCGGATTACGCCCGAAGAGGAGCACCTCGACGCCCCGGCCGCGCAGCAGCAGCGCGTGGAGGATGCCGAAGCCCCCGGTCCCCACAACGGCGACGACCGAGCCCGCCTGCGCGCCGAGCAGTTCGACTGAATGAACCACGCACGAGAGGGGCTCGAGAAACGCGCCCTCGACCCAGCTGACGTCGTCGGGCTTCTGGAAGCAGTTGCGATCGACGACGCGCTGCGGCACGGCGATCGTATCCGAATACGCACCGAGGATCATCGCCGGCATGATCGATTCGCAGAGTTCCTCTTGCGCGTTGCGGCACCAAAAGCACGCGCCGCAGGGCGCGGTGTGGACGCACATCACGGGATCGCCCGGCTCGAAGGCCGTCACGCCCTCGCCGACCGCGGCAACCTCGCCGGAAAACTCGTGGCCAAAGCGGGTCGGCATCGGCATCTTCGGGTGGCCGCGCCGATAGGTTTTCAGATCGGTACCGTCGGTCAGCGCGGCGCGAACGCGCACCACGATGCCGCCCGGCTCGGCCCGCGGCGCGGCCTCTTCCCGCAGCTCGATCCGCTGCGGTTCGACCAGCATCGCAACGCGCGAACGGCCGTCGATCACGGCGCCGGTTCGGCCACGCAGCTCAGCAGCGCCGCGCGAACGGGCTCGGGCAGCGGACGGCTCTTGCGCGTCGCATCGTCGATCGTCGCGACGACGAAGGTCCACGCCGCGCCCGCCTCGCCGGTTCGTTCGTTAAAGAAGACGGTCTTCCAGCGTACGCTCGACGAACCGACGCGCTCGATATGCGTGCGCATGCGCAGCCAGTCGCTCATGCGCGCCGGCGCGTGATACTCGGCGTCGACCTTGACGCGCGGCAGCCAGAAGCCGTACTCGGTGAAGACGCTTTCATAGGGAAAGCCGAGCTCGGCGAACATCTGCATCTCC of the Candidatus Cybelea sp. genome contains:
- a CDS encoding alcohol dehydrogenase catalytic domain-containing protein, whose translation is MTPSTMRAAVLYDVDDIRIEERDVPQLQDGELLVRTIASGICSGDVMAWYIRRKAPLVLGHEPAGVVAEVAGESAFAVGDRVFVHHHAPCFECRACRRGEHVQCSTWRATKIEPGGLAQYFRVSRENQRDTLALPASVPFRDAALVEPLACVVKSLRRSGVRPGDRLYVIGLGVMGQLHVLAAAALGAQVYGSDFVEERRDIAKANGAVAFHPDEVEQVLPEGADAVICGPGSVPAMQAASQAAAGGGTIVMFTPFPPDVAVTLDPTRFYFGDLRLVASYSCGPNDTRDALSLIERGVVTAEKVGASFVALDDVPQAYRELAQARIVKPIVCFD
- a CDS encoding alcohol dehydrogenase catalytic domain-containing protein; its protein translation is MIDGRSRVAMLVEPQRIELREEAAPRAEPGGIVVRVRAALTDGTDLKTYRRGHPKMPMPTRFGHEFSGEVAAVGEGVTAFEPGDPVMCVHTAPCGACFWCRNAQEELCESIMPAMILGAYSDTIAVPQRVVDRNCFQKPDDVSWVEGAFLEPLSCVVHSVELLGAQAGSVVAVVGTGGFGILHALLLRGRGVEVLLFGRNPQRAALASELGLENFDTRAIVMEDVIAQRTAGRGADAVVECTGSAQMWERAPALARRGGRVSFFAGLPSGTNVSFDAARLHYDEVQLVAPFHFTPDDVRTAYELICSHALPLSALISGSYPLERIAQAFERLDSGDAVKLVIEP
- a CDS encoding thioesterase family protein: MARYKEMLPAGARTFEARLQVQWADVDVVGIMYFAAYSRFAEYAEMQMFAELGFPYESVFTEYGFWLPRVKVDAEYHAPARMSDWLRMRTHIERVGSSSVRWKTVFFNERTGEAGAAWTFVVATIDDATRKSRPLPEPVRAALLSCVAEPAP